The proteins below are encoded in one region of Ostrea edulis chromosome 3, xbOstEdul1.1, whole genome shotgun sequence:
- the LOC125676082 gene encoding uncharacterized protein LOC125676082: MFCNVVTGCPVTTGTTVETQTIYKRLSTVDYKRDIRNTVTAGNEVDMVLTAGVTSRHMMLIPPRHLTPLLVYPGFRVCPTLEFVFLVGTMVDQAEKHIDLRG, encoded by the exons ATGTTTTGTAACGTTGTGACAGGATGCCCTGTTACTACAG GTACAACGGTGGAAACGCAGACCATATACAAGCGATTGTCGACGGTGGACTACAAGAGGGACATCCGCAATACAGTTACGGCTGGGAATGAAGTCG ATATGGTGCTaactgcgggtgtgaccagtcgacatatgatgcttattcctcctcggcacctgaccccacttctggtatacccaggattccgtgtttgtccaactcttgaatttgtattccttgtaggaacTATGG TAGACCAAGCTGAAAAACATATTGATCTCCGTGGATAA